The Sulfuricystis thermophila genome segment CATCCCGTGTCGTCGACATCCTGCGGCGCCACGGCCTCAATGGCTGCCACCTGCAGATCGAAGTAACCGAATCGACCGTGATGGCCAATCCGGAGCAGGCGATCCGTGCCCTCAGCCGGCTCGCCGCCCTCGGCATCAGCATCGCTGTCGACGACTTCGGCACCGGCTATTCGAGTTTCAGCCACCTCAAGCGCCTGCCGATCAACATCCTCAAGATCGACCGCACCTTCGTCAATGACATCGGCAAGAGAAGCGAGGACGAGCAGATCGTCACCGCAATCATCCAGGTCGCGCACGCTCTCAGGTTGCAGGTCGTCGCGGAGGGTGTCGAGACACAGGAACAGGCGGCGTTCCTCGCCGGTCTCGGCTGCCATTACGGCCAGGGCTACCTCTACGCGAAGCCTCTGCCGCTCGCCGAGTTCGAAAAACTGGTGACCGTCTGAAGCGCACGCCAGTATGTCTTTGGCTTTAGCTCAGCGCGGCCGCGCACGCGCCTCTCTCCATCAGCGTTCGCGCTGGAAGAACTCGACGCATTGCTGGCGGATCGTCGGGTAGTCGTCAGCGCCGACTTCTGAAGGACTTGCCGTCCCGTCAGCGCCGATTTTTGGCGACAGCGGCGAGAATGCCACGCATTAGATCAATGGGCGTCGGCGGGCAGCCGGGCACCTTGACATCGACGGGGATGACCGCCTCGACCGGGCCGACCGTTGCATAGTTCGGGCCGAAGAGCCGACCGATCTCGCCGCAGCCGCAACCGCAATCGCCGACGGCGACGACCAGCTTCGGGTCGGGCGTGCACTCATAGGCGATCTTCAGCGCGTTCTCCATGTTCTTCGTCACCGGGCCGGTGACCAGCAACATGTCGGCGTGTCGGGGGCTGGCGACGAACTTGATGCCGCGCCCTTCGAGGTTGTAGTAGGGATTGTTGAGCGCGTGGATCTCCAGCTCACAGGCATTGCAGGAGCCGGCATCGACCTCGCGGATCGTCAGCGCACGGCCGAGGATGCGCAGCACCTCATCCTGCAGGCGGTCGATTTCGCGTCGCATGTCGCCTACCTCAGGCGTAGGCTCGCTGACGATGCCGGTCTTGGCGATACGTTTGAGGAGCGCGAGCATCAGATGTCCTGCCCCGAATAGGAGAGATTGAACGATTTGTTGATGAGCGGGAAATCCGGCACGATGTCGCGCAAGACCGCATGTTCGAGCGCCGGCCACGCCTGCCAGGAAGGATCGTGCGGATGGCAGCGGGCGATCCGGCCATCGGGGCCCAATTGCACGCCGACGATCACTTCGCCACGCCAGCCCTCGACGATACCGACGCCGGCTGCGCCCGGAACCGGGCTGACGGTGCACCGCGTCTCACCGTCCGGCAAATCGGCGCCAAGCAGGCGGATCAGCCGCAGCGATTCGTAGATTTCGGCGAAGCGCACCGCGGCGCGCGCCGCGACATCGCCGGTTTCGGCCGTCGCTGGCCGCACGGCCAGCTTGTTCCAGGGGGGAGGCGGCTCATAGCCGTGACGATGACATCGCGCATCGAGCAGCATGCCCGTGGCGCGCGCCGCCATGCCGGACAGGGAGAGCTCCTGCGCCAGCGCCGTGTCGATCGGCCCGGTGGTGAGAAAGCGATCCTGCAGGCCCGAATGCGCGTCGTAAATGCGCTGCAGTTCCTTGACCGCACGCCCGATCTCGTCGCACTGCGCGACGAGGGCGGCGATTTTCGCGGCATCGACATCGACCGCCACGCCGCCCGGCACGATGGTATCCATCAGGAAACGGTGGCCGAACACCTCGGCATTGAGGCGT includes the following:
- a CDS encoding NADH-quinone oxidoreductase subunit B family protein, yielding MLALLKRIAKTGIVSEPTPEVGDMRREIDRLQDEVLRILGRALTIREVDAGSCNACELEIHALNNPYYNLEGRGIKFVASPRHADMLLVTGPVTKNMENALKIAYECTPDPKLVVAVGDCGCGCGEIGRLFGPNYATVGPVEAVIPVDVKVPGCPPTPIDLMRGILAAVAKNRR